The genomic window GAGTCACCGCAGGCGCAGGAGTTCTGCGCGTTCGGGTTGTCGATCGTGAAGCCCTGGGCGTCGATGCGGTCGGCGAAGTCGATGGTCGCGCCCGCGAGGTAGGGCGTGCTCATCCGGTCCACCACGACCTCGACACCGTCGAAGTCGGTGACGACGTCTCCGTCGAGCGAACGCTCGTCGAAGAAGAGCTGGTAACGCATGCCGGAGCAGCCACCGGGCTGTACGGCGATGCGCAGGCGCAGGTCGTCGCGCCCTTCCTGCTCGATCAGGGCCTTGACCTTCACCGCGGCGACGTCGGTGAGGTTGATGCCGGTCGGGGCAGTCGCCTCGGTCGACTCGGTGTGCGCTTCAGTGGTCACGTAGGTATCTCCCTGCCAGGTGCGGTCATGTGCCGTACAGGCCAACGCTAACCCCATTCCCGGGGATTCCCAATCCGGGCGGGTCGCAGATCACCAACTGCCTACCTACTCCATTGCCCGGCGAGGCGTGCGGCGAGTTCCCGCAGGCCGCGGGCCGGTTCGGCCAGAGCCGTCTCTACGTTGCCGAAATGTTCGACCAGGGTGTGGGTTTCGGTCACACCAGCCGCAGACGCCTCACGCTGACCGGTCTCGTTGCGCCCGGCCAGCACCACGCAGGGCAGACCCCGATCCTGGGCGCCGGCGGCGATCCCGGCGACCACCTTGCCGCGCAGCGACTGGTGATCGAACGATCCCTCGCCGGTGATCACCAGGTCGGCGGCGTCGAGTTCCCGGTCCAGGCCGATCAGATTCGTGACCAGGTTGATACCCGAGGTCACCCGGCCGCCGAGCGCGATCAGGGCGGCGCCGATCCCGCCGGCCGCACCGCCGCCCGGCTGCAGGGCCAGGTCCTTGATCCCGAACGCCTGCTCCAGCACGCCCGCGAAGTGTTCCAGGGCCGCGTCGAGCAGCAGCACATCCTCGCGGGAGGCGCCCTTCTGCGGGCCGAAGACGTTGCTGGCGCCGTGCAGGCCGGTCAGCGGGTTGTCGACGTCGGTCGCGGCCACCAGGCGCACCTGGCGTAGCTGCGGCACCCCGCCGAGGGCGGTCGCGGCGCTCAGGGCCGCACCGCCGTACGGCAGGGCCAGTCCGGCGGCGTCCAGTGGGGCCGCGCCGAGGGCGGCCAGCATGCCCGCGCCGGCGTCGTTGACCGCCGAACCACCGAGGCCGACCACGATCTCGACCGCCCCGGTCTCGACCGCGGCGGCCAGGAGCAGGCCCAGACCGTACGAGGTGGCCGCTCTGGGGTTTCGCTCTTCGGCGGTGAGCAGGTGCAGGCCGCAAGCCTGCGCGCTCTCCACGTAGGCGACGCCGCCGGCGTGGAGGATCTCGCCCCGGGCCGGGCGGCCCAGCGGGTCGACGGTGTCCACCGGGATGCGGCGGCCGTCCAGGGCGGCGGCGAGGACCTCGACGAATCCGGGGCCGCCGTCGGCGAGCGGGCGCTGGACGAGGACGTCGCCGGGCACGGACCAGCCGTCCGCGACGGCCTGGGCGACTTCGGGAGCGGAGAGGGTACCGGCGAACTTGTCCGGACAGATCAGTACGCGCACCCCGCGAGTGTGGCAGGCCACTGTCCGGGGCGCAGCTACCGTCTCATCCGCTGTGCGACCATGGGCGGCGTGACGGCGACCTGGACCGAACCCTCGAACACCCCGTTGAGCCTGCTTCTGCTCGGTAAGGGCGTCGACCCCGCGAGCGAGCGTGGCGTGGACTGCCCCGGCGATCTGCCCGCTCCCAGTGATCCCGATCTGGTGGCCCGGGCGACCGCGGCCAAGGCGGCTCTCGGCGACCGGGTGTTCGTGCTCGGGCATCACTATCAGCGTGACGAGGTGATCCAGTTCGCCGACGTCACCGGTGACTCGTTCAAGCTCGCCCAGCAGGCGGCGGCGCGGCCGGACGCGGAGTTCATCGTGTTCTGCGGTGTGCACTTCATGGCCGAGAGCGCCGACATCCTGACCACTGCGGACCAGCGGGTCATCCTGCCCGACCTGGCGGCCGGCTGTTCGATGGCCGACATGGCGGTGCTCGGCCAGGTCGAGACCGCGTGGGAGCACTTCGAGGACCTGGGCATCACCGACCAGATCGTGCCGGTGACGTACATGAACTCGTCCGCCGACATCAAGGGTTTCGTCGGCCGTAACAACGGTGTGGTCTGCACCTCGTCGAACGCGAAGCGGGCTCTGGACTGGTCGTTCGAGCAGGGTTCGAAGGTGTTCTTCCTGCCGGATCAGCACCTGGGGCGCAACACGGCCGTGCTGGAGATGGGTTTCGACCTGGACGACTGTGTCCTCTACGACCCGCACAAGCCGCAGGGTGGTCTCACCGCTGAGCAGCTGGTGAACGCGAAGATGATCCTCTGGCGCGGGCACTGTTCGGTGCACGGCCGGTTCACCATCGACAGTGTCCGGGAGGTCCGCGAGCGGGTGCCCGGTGTCAACGTGCTGGTCCACCCGGAGTGCCGGCACGACGTGGTGCGGGCCGCCGACTACGTCGGCTCGACCGAGTACATCATCCGGGCTCTCGACGCGGCTCCGGCCGGTTCGTCGTGGGCGGTGGGGACCGAGCTCAATCTGGTCCGGCGTCTCGCGCTGGCCCACCCGGACAAGCAGGTCATGTTCCTCGACCGGTCGGTCTGCTACTGCTCGACGATGAACCGCATCGACCTTCCTCATCTGGTCTGGACGCTGGAGGAACTGGTCGCGGGCCGGGTCCCCAACGTGATCACGGTCGACGAGAAGACCGCGCGTGACGCTCGGGTCGCTTTGGACCAGATGCTCGCCTTGCCGTGACTCTGCGTAACCGAATGAATCCATCCTTTTGGTGGATTTTTGAGGCGGTTCTCAAGTGCTCTTCTTGAGAACCGCCTGGGCAGGTAGAACTCGAATCAGGCTAGTCAACAGCATTTAAACGGCGATTCAAGCCTTGCGGCGGCTGCCGTTTACGTCACTCAGCGCTATGCTTCCCCGGTTGCAGAATCGGGTACCCCCGCCCGCGCTCTGCTTACTCGATCACCCCGGGCGTTCCGACGCCTACCGGCTGGAGGTTACGTTGACCGACGATGTCCTGATCGTGCACGGTGGCACACCGCTGCAGGGTCAGATCCGGGTCCGCGGCGCCAAGAATCTCGTCTCCAAGGCCATGGTCGCCGCCCTTCTCGGTGAGACCCCGAGCCGCCTCTTCGACGTTCCGCGAATCCGGGACGTCGAGGTGGTCAGCGGCCTTCTCGAGCTGCACGGCGTGAAGGTCACCGCCGGTGTCGAGGACGGCGAACTGATGCTGGACCCCACTAGCGTGGAGAGTGCCAGCACCGACGAGATCAACGTGCACGCGGGCTCGAGCCGTATTCCGATCCTGCTCTGCGGCCCGCTGCTGCACCGCCTCGGTCACGCGTTCATTCCCGACCTGGGTGGCTGCCACATCGGCCCGCGCCCGATCGACTTCCACATCCAGTCGCTGCGCGAGTTCGGCGCGGTCGTCGACAAGACCCCCGAGGGTATGCACCTGAGCGCGCCCAACGGGCTGCACGGGGCCAAGCTCGAACTGCCGTACCCCAGCGTCGGCGCCACCGAGCAGGTCCTGCTCACCGCCGTCCGCGCCGAGGGCGTCACCGAGCTGCGCAACGCGGCCATCGAGCCGGAGATCATGGACCTGATCTGCATCCTGCAGAAGATGGGCGCCATCATCACGGTGCACACCGACCGGGTCATCGAGATCCAGGGCGTGCCCCGGCTGTACGGCTACGAGCACAAGCCGATCCCGGACCGCATCGAGGCCGCCAGCTGGGCCGCGGCCGCCCTCGCCACTCGCGGCGAGATCGAGGTCCTCGGCGCCCGCCAGGCCGACATGATGACGTTCCTCAACGTCTTCCGGTCCATCGGCGGCGAGCTGAAGATCACCGACGACCGGGTGGCCCGGGACGGCATCGCCGGCGCCCAGGGCGGCATCAAGTTCTGGCACCCCGGCGGCGAGCTCAAGGCCGTCGCGCTGGAGACCGACGTGCATCCCGGGTTCATGACCGACTGGCAGCAGCCGCTGGTCGTCGCCCTCACCCAGGCGCACGGCATCTCGATCATGCACGAGACCGTGTACGAGCAGCGGCTCGGCTACACCGAGGCGCTGAACACGATGGGCGCCACCATCCAGGTCTACCGCGACTGCCTCGGTGGCACCCCGTGCCGCTTCGGCCGCCGCAACTTCATGCACTCCGCAGTGATCGCCGGCCCGTCCAAGCTGCACGCGGCCGACCTGCGCATCCCCGACCTGCGGGCCGGGTTCGCGCACCTGATCGCGGCGCTCGCCGCCGAAGGCACCTCCCGGGTGTACGGCGTCGACCTGATCAAGCGGGGCTACGAGGACTTCGAGGGCAAGCTGGCCGCCCTCGGTGCGCACGTCGAGCGCCCCTGACCCCTCGGTTCGTCCAGTTGGATCGTCAGCAGAGAGGCCGGGATCCCCGGCCTCTCTGCGCTTTTCGGTCATCGCACGGCCCCGGCCGGGCAGTCGCCGGCCCACCCCGGAGACGGGATCTGTCGGCGATTTAGTCACGATCAACGGCGCGGTGTGTGACACACCGCGCTGTTTGGCTACGCTTCTTCACGTGTCCCCGCTGTTTCGCCGCAAGCCAGACGACCTCGTCGCCGACGCGACCTCCTCGGTAACCCAGGAGGATTCCGCCTCGGCGCATCCCAAGGGCTACACCCCCAGCAAGAAAGAGCTGGGCGTGGTGACGCCGAAACGGGTCGCCCAGGGCCGCCGCGTGCAGGACCCGGCGCCGGCCAACCGCAAGGAGGCTTACAAGCAGCTCCGTGAGCGGCAGCGGGCCGAGCGTGCCGAAGCCTCCGAGGGCATGCGCAACGGTGACGAGCGTTACCTGCTGGCCCGCGACCGGGGGCCGGAGCGTTCGCTGGTCCGGGACCTCGTCGACTCGCGGCGCACCGCCGGGTCGTACTTCATCGGTGGGGCCGTGGTGGTGCTGATCGGCTCGTCCATCGCCATCCCGGCGGTGCAGCTGGCCAGCAACCTGATCTGGGCCGCTCTGGCGCTCGCCGTCCTCATCGACAGCATCTTCATCGCCCGGCGCATCAAGAAGCAGGTCCAGACCCGCTTCCCACAGACCGACCAACGGCTGGGCTCGCTGTATTTCTACGGCATCATGCGTGGCCTGACCTTCCGCCGCATGCGCATCCCGAAGCCGAAGGTCGACCTGGGCGCCACCGTCTGACCCTTAACTTTCTCGCGAACGCGGAGGCCCACCCGGGTCTCCGCGTTCGCTGTTTCCCGGCCGACTTCAGCTTCGGCTATGCGACGCCGGCCAGGCGCAGGAGGGCCGTCGTGGCGGCGGCCGCGATCACCACCACGACGAACGGAGCCCGGCGCCAGGCCAGCATGGCTCCGACCAGGACTCCGGTGGGGCGGGCCAGGCCGGCGAACTCGCTTCCGGCCATCAGGGCCGCGGTGGCGGCCAGGGCTGCCAGCAGGGCCGCGGCGGACATCGGCAGCAGGCGTTGCACCGAGGCGGAGAGTTCCAGGCGGTCGCGCAGCAGAACTCCACTGAGCCGGATGGCGTAGGTACCGGCCGCCAGGACCAGGATCGCAGCGATCAACATCGCTCCTCCTCGGAGACAGAACCAACGACGGGATCAGGACCGACGGCAGGGTCAGGACCGGCGGCAGGGTCAGGACCGGCAGCAGGGTCAGGACCGGCAGCAGGGTCAGGACCGGCAGCAGGGTCAGGACCGGCAGCAGGGTCAGGACCGGCAGCAGGGTCAGGACCGACGGCAGGGTCAGGACCGGCAGCAGGGTCAGGACCGACGGCAGGGTCAGGACCGGCAGTGGGGTCGTGGCCGGCGACAGGTCCGGGGTCGGCGGCGGGCTTAGGGCGGCGGCGGGGGCGGGGGCGGAAGAGGACGAACAAGCCCAGGAGTGCGGACATGACCGGGAGGCCGGCGGGCAGGACCGGGGTCGCCAGGACTGCGATGGCGGCTCCGGTCAGGGCGACCAGGCGAGTGTCGCGGTCGCGGAGCGACGGCAGGATCAGGGCGATCAGGCCGGCCGGGAAAGCGGCGTCGAGGCCGAGGGCGTCGGGGTCGCCGGTGGCGCCGCCGAGGAGTACACCGAGGACGACACCGGTGTTCCAGGTGACGAAGATGGTGGCGCCGACCAGCCAGTAGACGCGACGCCGGGCGGCCGGGGTGGTCTCGGCCAGGGCGAACGCGACCGTCTCGTCGGTCATCAGGTGGCTGCCGATCAGCCGGTCCCGCCAGCGGGGGCCGATGGTGCCGGCGACCGCGAGGCCGAACGGCAGGTGCCGGGCGTTGAGGAGCAGACCGGCCAGGACGGCGGCGATCGGGTTGCCGGCGGCTAGCAGCCCGACGGCCAGGAACTGGGAGCCGCCGGCGAACACCAGCACCGACATGACGACCGGAACCCACGCGGGCAGGCCGTACGCGATCGTGATCGCTCCGAAGGAGGCGCCGACCGCGAGAGTCGCGGCGGCCAGGGCTCCGATGTCTCGCCGTTGGGCTCGCGTTCGATATAACGTCCCCATAGTTCGACATGCTGAACGACAAGTCGAGTGTTCGTCAAACCGAACGCCGTGTACCGATGGAGCGAACATGCAGCAGCCGGCCCCGCCGCTGGCCGTCATCGCCGCCGCCCTGCGCCGCGAACGCGACCGGGCCGGCATCTCCCTGACCGAGCTGGCCCGCCGGGCCGGACTGGCCAAGTCGACGCTCTCCCAGCTGGAGTCGGGCAGCGGCAACCCGAGCATCGAGACGCTGTGGGCGCTCGGGGTGGCACTCGGCATCCCGTTCAGCCGGCTGATCGAGCCGCCGCCGTCGCCGGTGCGGGTGGTCCGGGCCGGCAGCAGTCCCCGGATCCGGGCCGAGGGCGCCGACTTCTCCGGCACCCTGCTGTCGGCCGGGGTTCCCGGCACCCGGCGCGACGTCTACGTGCTGGAACTCGAACCGGGCGCCCGCCGCGACGCCGACCCGCACATCCCGGGCAGTGTCGAGCACCTGGTGGTGTCGGCCGGCCGGGTCCGGGTCGGGCCGGTCGACGGGCTGGTCGAGGTCGGGCCGGGTGACTACGTGACGTTCCCCGGTGATGTGCCGCACAGCTACCAGGCCCTCGAGCCGGGGTCCTGGGCGGTCCTGGTGATGGAGCACCGTTAGCGTTCGGCGTACAACCGGGCCACCACGTCCTCGATGTCCGGT from Actinoplanes derwentensis includes these protein-coding regions:
- the erpA gene encoding iron-sulfur cluster insertion protein ErpA translates to MTTEAHTESTEATAPTGINLTDVAAVKVKALIEQEGRDDLRLRIAVQPGGCSGMRYQLFFDERSLDGDVVTDFDGVEVVVDRMSTPYLAGATIDFADRIDAQGFTIDNPNAQNSCACGDSFH
- a CDS encoding glycerate kinase family protein yields the protein MRVLICPDKFAGTLSAPEVAQAVADGWSVPGDVLVQRPLADGGPGFVEVLAAALDGRRIPVDTVDPLGRPARGEILHAGGVAYVESAQACGLHLLTAEERNPRAATSYGLGLLLAAAVETGAVEIVVGLGGSAVNDAGAGMLAALGAAPLDAAGLALPYGGAALSAATALGGVPQLRQVRLVAATDVDNPLTGLHGASNVFGPQKGASREDVLLLDAALEHFAGVLEQAFGIKDLALQPGGGAAGGIGAALIALGGRVTSGINLVTNLIGLDRELDAADLVITGEGSFDHQSLRGKVVAGIAAGAQDRGLPCVVLAGRNETGQREASAAGVTETHTLVEHFGNVETALAEPARGLRELAARLAGQWSR
- the nadA gene encoding quinolinate synthase NadA, whose product is MGGVTATWTEPSNTPLSLLLLGKGVDPASERGVDCPGDLPAPSDPDLVARATAAKAALGDRVFVLGHHYQRDEVIQFADVTGDSFKLAQQAAARPDAEFIVFCGVHFMAESADILTTADQRVILPDLAAGCSMADMAVLGQVETAWEHFEDLGITDQIVPVTYMNSSADIKGFVGRNNGVVCTSSNAKRALDWSFEQGSKVFFLPDQHLGRNTAVLEMGFDLDDCVLYDPHKPQGGLTAEQLVNAKMILWRGHCSVHGRFTIDSVREVRERVPGVNVLVHPECRHDVVRAADYVGSTEYIIRALDAAPAGSSWAVGTELNLVRRLALAHPDKQVMFLDRSVCYCSTMNRIDLPHLVWTLEELVAGRVPNVITVDEKTARDARVALDQMLALP
- the murA gene encoding UDP-N-acetylglucosamine 1-carboxyvinyltransferase produces the protein MTDDVLIVHGGTPLQGQIRVRGAKNLVSKAMVAALLGETPSRLFDVPRIRDVEVVSGLLELHGVKVTAGVEDGELMLDPTSVESASTDEINVHAGSSRIPILLCGPLLHRLGHAFIPDLGGCHIGPRPIDFHIQSLREFGAVVDKTPEGMHLSAPNGLHGAKLELPYPSVGATEQVLLTAVRAEGVTELRNAAIEPEIMDLICILQKMGAIITVHTDRVIEIQGVPRLYGYEHKPIPDRIEAASWAAAALATRGEIEVLGARQADMMTFLNVFRSIGGELKITDDRVARDGIAGAQGGIKFWHPGGELKAVALETDVHPGFMTDWQQPLVVALTQAHGISIMHETVYEQRLGYTEALNTMGATIQVYRDCLGGTPCRFGRRNFMHSAVIAGPSKLHAADLRIPDLRAGFAHLIAALAAEGTSRVYGVDLIKRGYEDFEGKLAALGAHVERP
- a CDS encoding DUF3043 domain-containing protein, with amino-acid sequence MSPLFRRKPDDLVADATSSVTQEDSASAHPKGYTPSKKELGVVTPKRVAQGRRVQDPAPANRKEAYKQLRERQRAERAEASEGMRNGDERYLLARDRGPERSLVRDLVDSRRTAGSYFIGGAVVVLIGSSIAIPAVQLASNLIWAALALAVLIDSIFIARRIKKQVQTRFPQTDQRLGSLYFYGIMRGLTFRRMRIPKPKVDLGATV
- a CDS encoding AzlD domain-containing protein — its product is MLIAAILVLAAGTYAIRLSGVLLRDRLELSASVQRLLPMSAAALLAALAATAALMAGSEFAGLARPTGVLVGAMLAWRRAPFVVVVIAAAATTALLRLAGVA
- a CDS encoding AzlC family ABC transporter permease, whose amino-acid sequence is MGTLYRTRAQRRDIGALAAATLAVGASFGAITIAYGLPAWVPVVMSVLVFAGGSQFLAVGLLAAGNPIAAVLAGLLLNARHLPFGLAVAGTIGPRWRDRLIGSHLMTDETVAFALAETTPAARRRVYWLVGATIFVTWNTGVVLGVLLGGATGDPDALGLDAAFPAGLIALILPSLRDRDTRLVALTGAAIAVLATPVLPAGLPVMSALLGLFVLFRPRPRRRPKPAADPGPVAGHDPTAGPDPAVGPDPAAGPDPAVGPDPAAGPDPAAGPDPAAGPDPAAGPDPAAGPDPAAGPDPAVGPDPVVGSVSEEERC
- a CDS encoding helix-turn-helix domain-containing protein, which gives rise to MQQPAPPLAVIAAALRRERDRAGISLTELARRAGLAKSTLSQLESGSGNPSIETLWALGVALGIPFSRLIEPPPSPVRVVRAGSSPRIRAEGADFSGTLLSAGVPGTRRDVYVLELEPGARRDADPHIPGSVEHLVVSAGRVRVGPVDGLVEVGPGDYVTFPGDVPHSYQALEPGSWAVLVMEHR